The following proteins come from a genomic window of Polyangiaceae bacterium:
- a CDS encoding VWA domain-containing protein gives MALVWTRLIPERYLRLERPLLALPCAIAVAFVAHRLLRLPGRQSRLRRTVTELLVTLAAITAALATIGTEIGKPLDRLAVLVAIDRSRSIDLVPDADSRIRAELQVAELGMRDDDRIGTIAFAAEAQIEDPLRPRTRLPAPQKVELGRDGTDIGAAIRRALAEVPSDAAARIVLLSDGVSTRGDAVEAAAAAVAAGVPVDVVPLDQAKLPDVRLVAVRMPSRASEKETLEMRIVTSSTSPAPVEVRVYRDGELLRKGNAKVSAGEDVLRLREEAPGPGLHRYDVQISSLDPKLDEAPEDNAGSTFVRVRGQAAALVLEGQPKLAEPLRRALEGGAFRVDVSGPAGVPADVAGFAAYDVVVLSDIPASDLSPTQLDALATYVRDLGGGLLLMGGDKSMGPGGYGKTPVEEVSPVSFDLKQERRRASLAEVIAIDYSGSMAMRVGKNTKLELANEAAARSAELLGSGDRLGVMHVDTRVEWTVPLGPVTDKQKIQKAIRGVGPGGGGIYVDLSLQNAYAALDREKVNLKHVLLFSDGADAEERTDSFSLVRAAKARGITTSVVALGRGSDVSDLETMSKLGSGRFYLVEDASRLPAVFAQETILAARSSINETTFKPQPSTMGPAIRGIDFSGEPALTGYVVTIPKGRAQVHLRGPEGDPTLATWSVGIGRAAAFTSDYKDRWGAAWTSWSPAARMFAQLARDITRRGDDPRVRLEADAAGGQLHVRATVVDDDGRTESFRRLTVRVGGPDGYRRDVPLEAVGAGAYAATIPLSRPGAYVATALDELSKQPVATTGAVLTAGEELRPTGSDRALLSRVSELTGGKVRDTLAGIFTDREAKRFSYRNLTVPLLFLAAFLLLSGVAARRLAMPEALSRLKARVAGGLSRPRERRAQKAAEQAREAEAQTQTLEALQSAKQRTTVHAPPVVRDDIAPASVPRFARAPVPPPGQPPPPAASPPPAAGAAAGPPSSRQLSAAEILLARRRGRKS, from the coding sequence ATGGCCTTGGTCTGGACTCGGCTGATCCCCGAGCGTTATCTGCGGCTGGAACGGCCACTGCTCGCTCTGCCCTGCGCCATCGCCGTCGCTTTCGTCGCGCATCGCTTGCTGCGACTCCCCGGGCGCCAGAGCCGCCTGCGCCGCACCGTCACGGAGCTGCTGGTGACGCTGGCGGCCATCACGGCCGCCCTGGCCACCATCGGCACCGAGATCGGTAAGCCCCTCGACCGCCTCGCGGTCCTGGTGGCCATCGACCGCAGTCGCAGCATCGATCTGGTTCCGGACGCCGACTCGCGCATTCGAGCGGAGCTCCAGGTCGCGGAGCTCGGTATGCGCGACGACGATCGCATCGGCACCATCGCCTTCGCCGCCGAGGCGCAGATCGAAGACCCACTGCGGCCGCGCACCCGCCTGCCCGCTCCCCAGAAGGTGGAGCTCGGCCGCGACGGCACCGACATCGGCGCTGCCATCCGACGAGCGCTGGCGGAAGTGCCCTCGGACGCCGCCGCGCGCATCGTGCTGCTATCCGACGGCGTTTCCACCCGCGGAGACGCCGTGGAGGCGGCGGCGGCCGCCGTCGCCGCCGGCGTTCCCGTGGACGTGGTGCCTCTGGATCAGGCCAAGCTGCCCGACGTGCGCTTGGTCGCGGTACGTATGCCGAGTCGCGCCAGCGAGAAAGAGACGCTGGAGATGCGCATCGTGACGTCCTCCACGTCACCCGCTCCGGTGGAGGTGCGCGTGTACCGCGACGGCGAGCTGCTTCGCAAAGGCAACGCCAAGGTCAGCGCAGGGGAAGACGTGCTGCGTCTGCGAGAAGAGGCCCCCGGCCCGGGACTCCACCGCTACGACGTCCAGATCTCGAGCTTGGACCCCAAGCTCGACGAAGCGCCGGAGGACAACGCCGGTTCCACCTTCGTGCGGGTGCGCGGCCAGGCCGCGGCCTTGGTGCTCGAAGGCCAGCCCAAGCTCGCCGAGCCGCTCCGCCGCGCCCTGGAGGGCGGCGCGTTCCGAGTGGACGTCTCGGGCCCGGCGGGCGTCCCAGCGGACGTCGCCGGCTTCGCCGCCTACGACGTGGTCGTGCTGAGCGACATCCCGGCCAGCGACCTCTCCCCCACCCAGCTCGATGCCCTGGCCACCTACGTGCGCGACCTCGGCGGCGGGCTGCTGCTGATGGGTGGCGACAAGAGCATGGGCCCCGGCGGCTACGGCAAGACGCCCGTGGAAGAGGTCAGCCCCGTCTCCTTCGATCTCAAGCAGGAGCGCCGTCGCGCAAGCCTCGCCGAGGTGATCGCCATCGACTACTCCGGCTCCATGGCCATGCGGGTGGGTAAGAACACCAAGCTGGAGCTCGCCAACGAGGCCGCCGCCCGCTCCGCAGAGCTTTTGGGCTCCGGGGATCGCCTCGGAGTGATGCACGTCGACACCCGAGTGGAGTGGACGGTCCCGCTGGGCCCGGTCACCGACAAGCAGAAGATCCAGAAGGCCATCCGGGGCGTCGGCCCCGGTGGCGGTGGCATCTACGTCGATCTGTCGCTTCAGAACGCCTACGCGGCCCTCGATCGCGAGAAGGTGAATCTCAAGCACGTGCTGCTGTTCTCGGATGGCGCCGACGCAGAAGAGCGAACGGACTCCTTCTCGCTGGTCCGAGCCGCAAAGGCGCGAGGCATCACCACCAGCGTGGTGGCTCTGGGGCGCGGCAGCGACGTGTCGGATCTGGAAACGATGAGCAAGCTCGGCAGCGGGCGTTTCTATCTGGTGGAAGACGCGTCGCGCCTTCCCGCCGTGTTCGCCCAGGAAACGATCCTCGCGGCTCGAAGCTCCATCAACGAAACGACCTTCAAGCCGCAGCCTTCCACCATGGGCCCCGCCATTCGAGGCATCGACTTCTCCGGGGAGCCGGCCCTCACCGGCTACGTCGTCACCATTCCCAAGGGTCGCGCGCAGGTGCATCTCCGCGGACCCGAAGGCGACCCCACCCTCGCCACGTGGTCGGTGGGCATCGGCCGCGCGGCGGCCTTCACCAGCGACTACAAGGACCGCTGGGGCGCCGCTTGGACCAGCTGGTCTCCCGCCGCGCGCATGTTTGCCCAGCTCGCGCGGGACATCACGCGCCGAGGCGACGACCCGCGGGTGCGGCTGGAAGCGGATGCCGCCGGAGGACAGCTCCATGTGCGGGCCACGGTGGTGGATGACGACGGCCGCACCGAGAGCTTCCGCCGTCTCACCGTGCGCGTGGGCGGTCCGGATGGATACCGACGCGACGTCCCCCTCGAAGCCGTAGGAGCCGGGGCCTACGCGGCCACGATCCCGCTCTCGCGCCCCGGCGCCTACGTCGCCACCGCCCTCGACGAGCTTTCGAAGCAGCCGGTCGCCACCACGGGTGCAGTGCTCACGGCGGGTGAGGAGCTGCGCCCCACGGGCTCGGACCGCGCGCTGCTCAGCCGCGTCTCCGAGCTCACCGGAGGCAAGGTCCGCGATACGCTGGCGGGCATCTTCACGGACCGGGAAGCGAAGCGCTTCTCCTACCGAAACCTGACCGTGCCGCTGCTGTTCCTGGCAGCGTTCTTGCTGCTCTCCGGGGTCGCCGCGCGCCGCCTGGCCATGCCCGAAGCGCTGTCGCGACTCAAAGCACGCGTGGCGGGCGGCCTATCCCGACCGCGGGAACGCCGTGCGCAAAAGGCCGCGGAACAGGCGCGGGAGGCGGAGGCCCAGACCCAGACGCTGGAGGCACTCCAGTCTGCCAAGCAGCGCACGACCGTCCACGCCCCGCCCGTGGTGAGGGACGACATCGCTCCCGCGAGCGTCCCGCGCTTCGCCCGCGCGCCGGTCCCGCCCCCGGGGCAGCCGCCTCCGCCGGCCGCGTCTCCGCCTCCCGCGGCCGGCGCTGCCGCAGGTCCGCCGTCGTCGCGCCAGCTCTCCGCAGCGGAGATCCTCCTGGCGCGCCGGCGTGGACGTAAGAGCTGA
- a CDS encoding ABC transporter ATP-binding protein, with translation MPEPLLSVRHLTTAFSTDRGVLRAVDDVSFDVPEGQTLAVVGESGCGKSVTALSIMRLVPSPPGEITNGEIRFKDKNLLGLPEKQMRALRGDAISMIFQEPMTSLNPVYSVGSQIIEAIRIHRDSSRKEARARAIEMLRLVGIPSPAERVDAYPHQLSGGMRQRVMIAMALSCDPSLLIADEPTTALDVTIQAQILDLLRRLQEELGMSILFITHDLGVVAEFASDVAVMYAGRVVETGNVKRIFDAPLHPYTRGLLASVPPMDASRDLARPNRLPTIEGVVPDLTALPKGCRFADRCALYAARPEGYQRCTEEEPELRDFGDGNRSRCHFAEQVS, from the coding sequence ATGCCGGAGCCGCTGCTCAGCGTGCGTCACCTGACGACCGCCTTCTCCACCGATCGGGGTGTGCTGCGCGCCGTGGACGACGTGTCCTTCGACGTCCCCGAGGGCCAGACGCTGGCGGTGGTGGGCGAGAGCGGCTGCGGCAAGAGCGTCACGGCCCTGTCCATCATGCGCCTGGTCCCCTCCCCCCCTGGGGAGATCACCAACGGCGAAATCCGTTTCAAGGACAAGAACCTCCTCGGCTTGCCGGAAAAGCAGATGCGCGCCTTGCGGGGCGACGCCATCTCCATGATTTTCCAAGAGCCGATGACCTCGCTCAATCCCGTGTACAGCGTGGGGTCGCAGATCATCGAGGCTATCCGCATCCACCGCGATTCGAGCCGCAAGGAAGCGCGCGCCCGCGCCATCGAGATGCTGCGCCTGGTGGGCATCCCCTCCCCCGCCGAGCGAGTGGACGCCTATCCCCACCAGCTTTCCGGCGGCATGCGCCAACGCGTGATGATCGCGATGGCGCTGTCGTGCGATCCGTCGTTGCTCATCGCAGACGAGCCCACCACCGCGCTGGACGTCACCATCCAAGCCCAGATCTTGGACCTGCTCCGGCGCCTGCAGGAAGAGCTCGGTATGAGCATCCTGTTCATCACGCACGATCTAGGTGTCGTCGCTGAGTTCGCGAGCGACGTGGCGGTGATGTACGCGGGCCGCGTGGTGGAAACGGGCAACGTGAAGCGCATCTTCGATGCGCCGCTCCACCCCTACACCCGGGGGCTCTTGGCCAGCGTTCCACCGATGGACGCCTCCCGCGATCTCGCGCGCCCCAACCGGCTGCCCACCATCGAGGGCGTGGTGCCGGACCTCACGGCCCTGCCCAAGGGCTGTCGCTTCGCCGACCGTTGCGCCCTTTACGCAGCCAGGCCCGAGGGCTACCAGCGCTGCACCGAGGAGGAGCCCGAGCTCCGCGACTTCGGGGACGGCAACCGTTCCCGCTGTCACTTCGCGGAGCAGGTGTCATGA
- a CDS encoding DNRLRE domain-containing protein — translation MAIRAHLLGAACLALAACRASPEPCSSPGTCPKGSECLANRCVPAGGEPVTSDSNRRVSEPIAIAVVSAHAQSSRELPAVATFGGSARGKTALYLRFNPIWRGGGKIDSAFLLLDPAEGRAPNADVTVTAWRVRGRWSPERLHWLEQPELAPPSADGIARGAPPLPLRIDVTRIVQYLAKHPGSDRGFALIASSGAGPGVGFATGAAGGRAPRLEVYLR, via the coding sequence GTGGCGATCAGAGCTCATCTTCTCGGAGCGGCGTGTCTCGCCCTCGCGGCCTGCCGTGCGTCGCCCGAGCCGTGCAGCTCTCCGGGGACCTGTCCCAAGGGCAGTGAGTGCCTCGCGAATCGTTGCGTGCCCGCTGGCGGCGAGCCGGTGACGTCGGACTCGAACCGACGGGTGTCCGAGCCCATCGCCATCGCCGTCGTCAGCGCCCACGCTCAGTCCAGCCGGGAGCTGCCCGCCGTCGCCACCTTCGGAGGCAGCGCGCGGGGCAAGACCGCGCTGTACCTGCGCTTCAACCCGATATGGCGCGGTGGCGGCAAGATCGACAGCGCCTTCCTGCTCCTCGACCCCGCCGAAGGTCGCGCTCCGAACGCGGACGTGACCGTCACCGCCTGGCGCGTGCGCGGGCGCTGGTCACCCGAGCGCCTGCACTGGCTCGAGCAGCCCGAGCTCGCTCCGCCCAGCGCCGACGGCATCGCGCGGGGAGCGCCGCCGCTGCCGCTCCGGATCGACGTGACTCGCATCGTGCAATACCTCGCAAAGCACCCCGGGAGCGATCGCGGCTTTGCGCTGATCGCCAGCTCCGGTGCCGGCCCGGGCGTCGGTTTCGCCACCGGCGCCGCGGGCGGACGCGCCCCGCGCCTCGAGGTCTACCTGCGCTAG
- a CDS encoding dipeptide ABC transporter ATP-binding protein yields MKDARDKPNGDDHESAAYWDPPAPSSQRSEEAPASERPSEEPAPASERPPQEKKKAPDPRRRPLLQVERLSKLFPVRRGLLGKTKFVRAVDGVSLYVRHAETLGLVGESGCGKSTLGRTILKLIEPTYGRVMFDGKDITPLSQRQLRPLRRRMQIIFQDPYSSLNPRMTVRAIVGEALTIHKLASSADEEEAKVKALLERVGLRPEAMHRYPHEFSGGQRQRIGIARALAVQPDFIVCDEPISALDVSIQAQIVNLLLDLQEEYNLSYLFISHDLKVVEYVSHRVAVMYLGKIVEVAPAASLYEKRHHPYTRALLSAIPVPDPERRRLRVLLEGDVPSPIDPPSGCSFHPRCPRAEKGKCDVETPPLEELEKGSHHRVACWHPHT; encoded by the coding sequence ATGAAGGACGCACGCGACAAGCCGAACGGCGACGACCACGAGAGCGCCGCCTATTGGGACCCGCCGGCGCCGTCCTCACAGCGCTCGGAAGAAGCGCCCGCCTCGGAGCGCCCATCGGAAGAGCCGGCGCCCGCCTCAGAGCGGCCCCCGCAGGAGAAGAAGAAGGCGCCGGATCCGCGGCGCCGCCCGCTGCTCCAGGTCGAACGCCTCAGCAAGCTGTTCCCGGTTCGCCGGGGTTTGCTGGGCAAGACCAAGTTCGTGCGCGCCGTCGACGGCGTGTCGCTGTACGTCCGTCACGCGGAAACGCTGGGCCTGGTGGGCGAGAGCGGCTGCGGCAAGAGCACCCTGGGTCGCACCATCCTCAAGCTCATCGAGCCGACCTACGGCCGCGTGATGTTCGACGGCAAGGACATCACTCCCCTCAGCCAGCGCCAGCTCCGCCCCCTGCGGCGGCGCATGCAGATCATCTTTCAGGACCCCTATTCGTCGCTCAATCCGCGCATGACCGTGCGCGCCATCGTGGGAGAGGCGCTCACCATCCACAAGCTCGCGAGCTCCGCGGACGAAGAAGAGGCCAAGGTCAAGGCGCTCCTGGAACGCGTGGGCCTCCGGCCAGAAGCGATGCACCGCTACCCCCACGAGTTCAGCGGCGGCCAGCGCCAGCGCATCGGCATCGCCCGCGCCCTCGCGGTTCAGCCCGATTTCATCGTGTGCGACGAGCCCATCAGCGCGTTGGACGTATCCATCCAAGCGCAGATCGTGAACCTGCTCCTCGACCTGCAAGAAGAGTACAACCTCTCCTACCTGTTCATCTCCCACGACTTGAAAGTGGTCGAGTACGTCAGCCACCGCGTAGCGGTGATGTACCTCGGCAAGATCGTGGAGGTGGCACCCGCCGCATCGCTCTACGAGAAGCGGCATCACCCGTACACGCGCGCTCTGCTCAGCGCGATCCCGGTGCCGGATCCCGAGCGCCGCCGCCTGCGCGTGCTGCTCGAGGGAGACGTCCCGAGCCCCATCGATCCGCCCTCGGGTTGCAGCTTTCACCCGCGCTGTCCCCGCGCCGAGAAGGGCAAATGCGACGTGGAAACGCCGCCCCTCGAGGAGCTCGAAAAGGGCAGTCACCATCGCGTGGCGTGCTGGCACCCGCACACTTGA